The following are encoded together in the Aciduricibacillus chroicocephali genome:
- the ahrC gene encoding transcriptional regulator AhrC/ArgR has product MSKIQRHVKIRELIADNEVETQDELVDMLKAAGYNVTQATVSRDIKELHLVKVPSLFGKYKYSLPADQRFNPLDKLKRLVMDAFLKIDHASHFIVLKTLPGNAQAVGALIDNLNWEEIMGTICGDDTCLIICRTEEDALTIKERFINML; this is encoded by the coding sequence ATGAGCAAGATCCAAAGACATGTGAAAATTCGCGAGTTGATCGCTGATAATGAAGTAGAGACTCAGGATGAACTCGTGGATATGCTTAAAGCTGCCGGGTACAATGTAACCCAAGCTACGGTATCACGAGATATAAAAGAACTTCATCTAGTTAAAGTCCCGTCACTTTTCGGGAAATATAAATACAGTCTTCCTGCAGACCAGCGTTTCAATCCTCTGGACAAGTTGAAAAGGCTCGTCATGGATGCCTTTTTGAAAATTGACCATGCGAGTCATTTTATCGTATTGAAAACATTGCCGGGCAATGCGCAGGCAGTGGGTGCTCTCATAGACAATCTGAACTGGGAAGAAATTATGGGGACAATTTGCGGTGATGATACATGTCTAATTATTTGCAGGACTGAAGAAGATGCCCTAACAATAAAGGAACGTTTCATAAACATGCTTTAA
- a CDS encoding TlyA family RNA methyltransferase — MGKKRLDVLLVERELIETREKAKRAIMAGLVFSGTERMDKPGVKVEDDIPLEIKGRVIPYVGRGGLKLERALQVFPISPEGRTMIDVGSSTGGFTDCALQNGAKLCYAVDVGYNQLDWKLRSDDRVVVMERTNFRHATPDMFTKGAPDLASIDVSFISLKLMLPPLAEILDERSDIIALIKPQFEAGREQVGKKGIVRDAKVHAAVIKDILSFAKNLGYVVCGLTYSPITGGDGNIEFLAHFKWKAEEVPDVEIDIEHTVAEAHAALKATE; from the coding sequence ATGGGAAAGAAAAGACTTGATGTACTACTCGTTGAAAGAGAATTAATTGAAACAAGGGAAAAAGCGAAACGAGCTATCATGGCTGGCCTCGTATTTTCCGGAACCGAGAGAATGGACAAGCCGGGTGTAAAAGTTGAAGACGATATTCCATTGGAAATAAAAGGCCGGGTCATACCGTATGTAGGCCGAGGTGGTCTTAAGCTTGAGCGTGCACTGCAAGTTTTCCCGATTTCACCAGAAGGCCGTACAATGATTGATGTTGGCTCATCAACGGGAGGATTTACGGACTGTGCACTGCAAAATGGTGCAAAACTATGCTATGCAGTTGATGTAGGCTATAATCAGCTCGACTGGAAATTGCGCAGCGACGATCGTGTCGTCGTTATGGAACGCACTAATTTTCGCCATGCAACACCTGATATGTTTACAAAAGGGGCACCTGATCTAGCTTCCATAGACGTTTCCTTTATTTCTCTAAAGCTTATGCTGCCCCCATTGGCAGAAATTCTGGATGAGCGTAGTGATATTATTGCTCTAATTAAGCCGCAATTTGAAGCCGGACGAGAACAGGTCGGGAAAAAGGGAATTGTTCGAGATGCAAAAGTTCATGCTGCAGTCATCAAAGATATTCTTTCGTTTGCAAAGAACCTTGGCTATGTAGTGTGTGGTCTTACATACTCGCCGATTACCGGTGGCGATGGAAATATAGAATTCCTTGCACACTTTAAATGGAAAGCCGAAGAAGTGCCAGATGTAGAAATTGACATTGAGCACACCGTTGCTGAAGCACATGCAGCTTTAAAAGCGACGGAATAG
- a CDS encoding 1-deoxy-D-xylulose-5-phosphate synthase, producing the protein MEISSIESPAFLKELDVEQLENLASEIRSFLIGQLSKTGGHLGSNLGVCELTIALHKIYNSPEDQLIWDIGHQTYVHKILTGRSSMFPFLRKKSGMSGFIHRGESVHDIWEAGHSSTSLSAALGHAIVRDNTGRSGHVIAIIGDGALTGGMAMEALNHLGDSGRKVTVVLNDNGMSISPNIGALKNFFADDDLHFRKTFFEKIGIHYLGPVNGHCISELIDCFQEAKLTDSPVFIHVRTEKGKGWLPAENDLLSKGHGVAPYDPYTGEPTTTDITLKDYSQTVADALLDIAETNFFTVITPAMIVGSRLVEFGDRYPDRLIDTGIAEQHAVTLAAGMANAGGKVFLPIYSTFLQRGYDQVVHDVCRQNLNVAFGIDRAGFSGADGDSHHGVFDIAFLRSLPNMILMMPSCEVECNMMTRFALEYSEGPIALRYPRGKVDDWLGVEPIKKLEIGKWQVLKNGTDAAIITFGPILRKAMNTAESLAECGLSIMVINARFIKPLDEALLESLFKQQIPILTLEESVLAGGFGSSVLEYAADHGYSGSIIRRLGLDDIFYGIGSDEELRTAAGLTENVIAEQCTRLVLEREHA; encoded by the coding sequence ATGGAAATATCGTCAATTGAAAGTCCAGCTTTCTTGAAAGAGCTGGATGTTGAGCAATTGGAGAACCTGGCTAGTGAAATTCGTTCTTTTTTAATTGGCCAGCTTTCCAAGACAGGCGGACATCTTGGCTCTAATCTTGGAGTATGCGAACTGACAATCGCTCTTCATAAGATATATAATAGTCCTGAGGATCAGTTAATCTGGGATATTGGGCATCAGACATACGTTCATAAAATCCTGACTGGCCGTTCTTCAATGTTTCCTTTTTTGAGAAAGAAGAGTGGCATGTCCGGTTTTATTCATCGAGGAGAAAGTGTCCACGACATTTGGGAGGCGGGGCACAGTTCCACCTCCCTTTCTGCTGCACTAGGTCATGCAATCGTCCGTGACAATACCGGAAGAAGCGGCCATGTCATTGCAATAATCGGTGATGGGGCGCTAACTGGCGGAATGGCCATGGAAGCACTTAACCATTTGGGAGATAGCGGACGGAAAGTGACTGTAGTGCTGAATGATAATGGCATGTCAATTTCGCCGAATATTGGAGCGCTTAAGAACTTTTTCGCCGATGATGATTTGCATTTCAGGAAAACATTTTTCGAAAAGATTGGGATTCATTATTTAGGCCCAGTTAATGGCCATTGCATATCCGAACTGATTGATTGTTTTCAGGAAGCAAAATTAACTGATAGCCCAGTTTTTATCCATGTGCGAACAGAAAAAGGCAAAGGCTGGCTGCCTGCAGAAAATGATCTGCTTTCAAAAGGGCATGGGGTCGCACCATATGATCCTTATACAGGTGAGCCAACAACTACTGATATAACTTTGAAAGATTACAGTCAAACAGTGGCTGATGCACTTCTTGATATAGCAGAAACCAACTTTTTCACAGTGATCACACCTGCCATGATTGTTGGCTCCCGGCTGGTTGAATTCGGGGATCGGTATCCGGATCGCCTGATTGATACAGGAATTGCCGAACAGCATGCTGTGACATTGGCAGCCGGAATGGCGAATGCAGGAGGCAAGGTGTTCTTACCGATCTATTCTACCTTTCTGCAACGTGGCTATGATCAGGTAGTTCATGATGTGTGCCGACAAAATTTAAACGTCGCATTCGGAATTGACCGTGCAGGATTTTCAGGAGCTGATGGTGATTCACATCACGGTGTTTTTGATATTGCCTTTCTTCGCAGCCTGCCGAATATGATACTCATGATGCCCTCATGCGAAGTCGAGTGTAATATGATGACAAGGTTTGCGCTCGAGTACTCAGAAGGACCGATTGCGCTTCGCTATCCGCGTGGCAAAGTTGATGACTGGCTTGGTGTAGAGCCGATAAAGAAACTTGAAATTGGCAAATGGCAAGTCCTTAAAAATGGGACAGATGCAGCAATCATTACTTTTGGTCCTATTCTTAGAAAGGCAATGAATACAGCAGAAAGTTTAGCTGAATGTGGTCTAAGCATCATGGTGATCAACGCAAGGTTTATTAAACCGCTTGACGAGGCTCTCCTTGAAAGTTTATTTAAGCAACAAATTCCGATTCTTACACTGGAAGAGAGTGTTCTGGCTGGAGGCTTTGGGAGTTCAGTACTTGAATATGCAGCTGACCATGGATATAGTGGCTCAATTATTCGCCGGCTAGGACTAGATGACATATTTTATGGGATAGGCAGTGATGAAGAGCTGCGGACTGCTGCCGGTCTAACTGAAAATGTGATTGCTGAACAATGTACAAGACTTGTATTAGAGCGTGAACATGCTTAA